One Solibacillus sp. R5-41 DNA segment encodes these proteins:
- a CDS encoding DUF4279 domain-containing protein, protein MSKTSLFAYILFSGNDDSPLDVVTERLGVQPTKTWKMGGRVNPNHPINHRIRSYTGWRFEIDTEESLDTDDVLCPLLNVFN, encoded by the coding sequence ATGAGTAAAACATCTCTATTTGCGTATATCCTATTTAGCGGAAATGATGATTCCCCACTAGATGTTGTAACAGAAAGGCTAGGAGTGCAACCTACGAAAACTTGGAAAATGGGAGGACGTGTTAACCCTAATCATCCAATAAATCATAGGATAAGGTCATACACTGGTTGGCGTTTCGAAATAGACACGGAAGAATCATTAGATACAGATGATGTATTATGTCCGCTTTTAAACGTGTTTAATTAA
- a CDS encoding S-layer homology domain-containing protein, which translates to MRRKRYLILTLLFLVMSFSLSTTTSAAKALFKDVPAHHYAYDAIKWAYDFDIIGGYPDGTFRPNQPVTEQQFAKILVTYFELEADTEELDKFTKKNTASDHYYNTLAAYQVPLNGYFHNDIRERAVTRGVVAQAITHVADGNATLNQSIQFLLDHSISSGQNPKYEYTNLAKYFGASNNLTRAQVVAFFYNLQNKNYFYISQDAEDSYENLDGLPLYVRANAARKTVDTSLRIGKDWSTVSKENSWDGHYFYYYKYGRGEADSSLRDLTISFSSKKDFYVEYETYDGYATGFVQGYATVTSDKKAMLSETIAGERCVIEFQKLNNAIKTIEHDCDSSRQRETNFNGILKTK; encoded by the coding sequence ATGAGGCGAAAACGCTACCTAATTCTAACTTTATTGTTCCTAGTTATGAGCTTTTCATTAAGCACGACTACATCTGCTGCAAAAGCATTATTTAAAGATGTACCAGCCCATCATTATGCATATGACGCAATTAAATGGGCATATGATTTCGACATTATAGGTGGGTATCCGGATGGCACATTTCGCCCAAATCAACCGGTAACCGAGCAGCAGTTTGCAAAAATTTTAGTAACCTATTTTGAGTTAGAAGCGGACACAGAAGAACTTGATAAATTCACCAAAAAGAATACCGCTTCAGATCATTACTACAATACACTCGCTGCCTATCAAGTACCACTAAACGGATATTTTCATAATGACATTCGCGAGCGTGCCGTGACCCGTGGCGTCGTCGCACAAGCAATTACCCATGTAGCAGACGGTAACGCTACATTAAATCAATCAATTCAATTTTTACTCGACCATAGTATTTCTAGTGGGCAAAATCCAAAATATGAGTACACTAACCTAGCTAAGTATTTTGGTGCTTCAAACAATTTAACTCGCGCGCAAGTCGTTGCATTTTTCTACAATTTACAAAATAAAAATTACTTCTATATTTCTCAAGATGCAGAGGATAGCTATGAAAATTTAGACGGGCTCCCACTGTACGTTCGTGCCAATGCCGCACGTAAAACCGTGGATACTTCTTTACGAATCGGTAAAGATTGGTCAACCGTATCAAAAGAAAACTCTTGGGATGGCCATTACTTCTACTATTATAAATACGGTCGAGGGGAAGCTGATTCAAGCCTTCGTGATTTGACGATTTCTTTTAGCTCAAAAAAGGATTTTTATGTTGAATATGAAACCTATGATGGCTATGCAACCGGCTTTGTTCAAGGTTATGCAACCGTGACATCAGATAAAAAAGCTATGCTATCCGAAACGATCGCTGGTGAACGCTGTGTAATTGAGTTCCAAAAGCTAAATAACGCTATTAAAACGATTGAACATGATTGCGACAGCTCACGTCAACGCGAAACCAACTTTAATGGCATTTTAAAAACCAAATAA
- the abc-f gene encoding ribosomal protection-like ABC-F family protein — MKELLKLQHGTIELADRILFENANAIIKQGEVIGIIGRNGSGKSTLLNVIAGVRPFTSGKRKWLQPDTSVYLVEQEEQHFQPEMTTEEEAVLLAKWKVPDVLYEKLSGGERLKRRLAKGFSQSPQILLLDEPTNHLDAVSTQSLIDRIKAYSGTIILVSHDRYFLDEVTTKIWSLEQQQFIEQQGNYSHYMDVREQRRLAQQRAYEKQQKKIDILEQQMDALTSWSQKAHRDSTKQEFPKEYYRVKAKRMDAQVKSKRKMLEKEIEKNKVEQVANEQPVNFRLQANNKVGKRFLQAKNVSKYFGERRLFEQVNFTILHGERVALIGANGSGKTTFLNMILGRESFDGELSFSPTTNIGYLTQEVFDLPEHQTPAMLFHRDNFTDRGLVQNLMRHLGFHMEQWREPIAHMSMGERVKCKLMQYILENRDVLILDEPTNHLDLPSREQLESTLAQYKGTLILVSHDQYFIDKLANMHLVIQDGTIQKKAFGQSNAQKNTTEDQLLQLETARQEVLGKLSFMTSKDTNYSMLDAQFLELTQQINALRKR; from the coding sequence ATGAAAGAATTATTGAAATTGCAGCATGGAACGATTGAGTTAGCAGACCGGATCCTTTTTGAAAATGCCAATGCCATAATAAAGCAAGGTGAAGTAATTGGTATTATCGGTCGGAATGGAAGCGGGAAATCTACTTTATTGAATGTAATTGCAGGTGTGCGGCCATTTACAAGTGGAAAGCGGAAATGGCTTCAACCAGATACTTCTGTTTATTTAGTTGAGCAGGAAGAACAGCATTTTCAGCCGGAGATGACAACGGAGGAGGAAGCGGTTTTACTCGCAAAATGGAAAGTTCCCGATGTTTTGTATGAGAAACTCAGTGGTGGGGAACGATTAAAGCGCCGATTAGCGAAAGGGTTTTCGCAAAGCCCACAAATTTTATTATTAGATGAGCCGACCAATCATTTAGATGCGGTAAGTACGCAAAGTTTAATTGATAGGATTAAAGCGTATTCGGGAACTATTATTCTAGTCTCGCATGATCGTTATTTTTTGGATGAGGTGACTACAAAAATATGGTCATTGGAACAACAGCAATTCATCGAGCAGCAGGGCAATTACTCGCATTATATGGATGTTCGTGAGCAGCGTCGTCTCGCACAGCAACGCGCCTATGAGAAACAGCAAAAGAAAATTGATATTTTGGAGCAACAAATGGATGCGCTGACGTCCTGGTCGCAAAAGGCGCACCGCGATTCTACAAAGCAGGAATTTCCGAAAGAATATTATCGCGTTAAGGCAAAGCGCATGGATGCCCAAGTGAAGTCAAAGAGAAAAATGCTGGAAAAGGAAATCGAGAAAAATAAAGTTGAGCAAGTGGCGAATGAACAGCCGGTCAATTTTAGATTGCAAGCGAATAACAAGGTAGGCAAACGATTTTTACAGGCGAAAAATGTATCGAAGTATTTTGGGGAGCGTCGTCTTTTTGAACAGGTAAATTTCACGATTTTGCATGGTGAGCGTGTGGCGTTAATAGGGGCAAATGGAAGTGGTAAAACAACCTTTTTAAATATGATTTTAGGGCGGGAATCCTTTGATGGAGAACTTTCGTTTTCACCGACGACGAATATCGGCTATTTAACCCAAGAAGTATTTGATTTGCCGGAGCATCAAACGCCCGCAATGCTTTTTCATCGTGATAATTTTACTGACCGTGGACTTGTGCAAAATTTAATGAGGCATCTTGGCTTTCATATGGAGCAGTGGAGAGAACCAATTGCCCACATGAGCATGGGGGAGCGCGTGAAATGTAAGCTGATGCAATATATTTTAGAAAATCGGGATGTGTTGATTCTAGATGAGCCGACAAACCATCTAGATTTACCATCACGAGAGCAGCTAGAGTCGACACTTGCTCAGTATAAAGGGACACTGATCCTTGTGTCGCATGACCAATATTTCATCGACAAACTAGCAAATATGCATCTTGTCATTCAAGACGGCACCATTCAAAAAAAGGCGTTTGGTCAATCGAATGCACAAAAAAATACAACAGAAGACCAGTTATTGCAGCTAGAAACCGCACGTCAGGAAGTGCTAGGGAAGTTGAGTTTCATGACATCGAAAGATACAAACTATTCGATGCTTGATGCTCAATTTTTAGAGCTTACTCAGCAAATTAATGCGCTTAGGAAAAGATGA
- a CDS encoding S-layer homology domain-containing protein — MNQSKKLLAAMLAIPATVIVAGQVHAEEVTSTFEINNSCVGASNSGERLSLQAKESEDANAIQKAIDDVDCLIEELNNDSTRGKILAAQAEYYKLPEASRKLVKDYKKTENLLAILDEKEARLVEEKINALNDESTPVAIKAVRNAYEALNENAVKLVSEKMLKLLVTYETIMNKQVEQAEKEAQVIIDRINRITNSYTEAQIKDVRLAYNKLSELAKSYVTNIQKLINEEAYILYQNSVVKEAKLQAAAFDAYMANITRNSSTAEIAKARAYYNSLSYEAKRQVKMYEKLRRLETMWNDPDYLGLIFTYYPDYIHAIKPGGIEVEKPVYDPLYIPDDSNSDEYVPPNTTWSPYEEMTYYNGRYTATITSSQMTNVADKTMMLKAGDIEILIPTADIKGTSAAIGVSMSTNNNRLDISFTEGHTAKAFSSVVEIRIPMRLLGGNASMAVQRVVYNGTSSASYKIEGSNYVIRTKTGGTFTAGTSKTSYSDLTASSSSTTGIRELATRGITYPTAGKAVIPNESVTRADVATLLAKAIDISSTQSTKYKDLGNTVSTSQAQGLLEAGIMSGVTTQQFDPNIAITRQEAAIIIANMYRHLNQDLSLAYNELKTKFVDISDLSYEARQSIAILELFGVVDGTASNQFNPQQQLTRAQFAEMLYSALTAIGYL, encoded by the coding sequence ATGAATCAATCTAAAAAATTGCTTGCCGCCATGCTAGCAATCCCTGCGACGGTAATTGTTGCTGGGCAAGTGCATGCGGAGGAAGTAACATCCACATTTGAAATTAATAATAGTTGTGTAGGCGCTTCAAATTCCGGAGAACGCCTAAGTTTACAGGCAAAAGAAAGCGAAGACGCAAATGCAATTCAAAAAGCCATTGATGATGTAGATTGCTTAATCGAAGAACTTAATAATGATTCAACAAGGGGAAAAATTTTAGCTGCTCAAGCTGAATATTACAAATTGCCAGAAGCTTCGCGTAAATTAGTAAAAGATTATAAAAAAACCGAAAACCTATTGGCTATTCTTGATGAGAAGGAGGCCCGTTTAGTAGAGGAAAAGATTAATGCTTTGAATGATGAATCTACTCCTGTAGCAATTAAAGCAGTGCGTAATGCGTATGAGGCATTAAATGAAAATGCGGTAAAGTTAGTGTCTGAAAAGATGTTAAAGTTGCTTGTAACTTATGAAACCATTATGAATAAGCAGGTTGAGCAAGCGGAAAAAGAGGCACAGGTAATTATTGATCGTATTAATCGCATTACAAATAGCTATACAGAAGCTCAAATTAAAGACGTTCGACTTGCGTATAATAAGCTGAGCGAATTGGCGAAAAGTTATGTAACGAACATACAAAAATTAATTAATGAGGAAGCCTATATTTTATATCAAAATTCAGTTGTCAAAGAAGCAAAATTACAAGCAGCCGCATTTGATGCGTACATGGCGAACATTACTCGGAATTCGTCAACAGCAGAAATTGCGAAGGCGCGCGCGTATTACAACTCATTATCCTATGAGGCAAAGAGACAGGTTAAAATGTACGAAAAGTTGCGTCGACTTGAAACGATGTGGAATGATCCGGATTATTTAGGATTAATTTTCACGTACTACCCAGATTATATTCATGCGATAAAACCAGGGGGCATTGAAGTAGAGAAGCCGGTATATGATCCATTGTATATTCCAGATGATTCAAATTCCGACGAATATGTACCGCCGAATACTACGTGGTCGCCATATGAGGAAATGACGTATTATAACGGTCGATACACAGCGACGATTACCTCCTCACAAATGACCAATGTGGCAGATAAGACGATGATGCTGAAGGCTGGAGATATTGAAATATTAATCCCGACAGCGGATATTAAAGGGACATCTGCAGCAATTGGTGTGTCAATGTCGACGAATAATAATAGATTAGACATTAGTTTCACAGAAGGTCATACAGCGAAAGCATTTTCGAGCGTTGTTGAAATTCGTATTCCGATGCGTTTACTAGGCGGAAATGCATCAATGGCTGTGCAACGCGTCGTTTATAATGGGACATCATCAGCAAGCTATAAAATCGAAGGTTCTAATTATGTGATTCGAACGAAAACAGGTGGGACTTTTACTGCGGGAACAAGTAAAACATCGTATTCGGACTTAACGGCATCGAGTTCAAGTACGACGGGTATACGCGAACTCGCAACGCGCGGTATTACATATCCGACGGCAGGGAAAGCGGTTATTCCAAATGAAAGTGTGACACGTGCAGATGTCGCAACATTACTTGCAAAAGCAATTGACATTTCAAGCACACAGTCTACAAAATATAAAGATTTAGGGAATACAGTATCAACAAGCCAAGCGCAAGGCTTATTAGAGGCAGGCATTATGAGTGGTGTGACAACGCAGCAATTCGACCCAAATATAGCGATAACACGTCAGGAAGCAGCAATCATCATTGCCAATATGTATCGCCACTTAAATCAAGATTTATCATTAGCTTATAATGAACTAAAAACAAAATTTGTGGATATTTCTGACTTATCTTATGAAGCACGTCAAAGTATTGCGATTTTAGAGCTGTTCGGTGTTGTGGATGGCACAGCTTCAAATCAATTTAACCCACAACAACAGTTAACGAGAGCACAGTTCGCAGAAATGCTTTACAGTGCATTAACAGCTATTGGGTATTTATAA
- a CDS encoding AEC family transporter, whose product MVYLSMIFFKIVAPILILLVIGAILQKKFNFNLKALSHLITYCFMPAAVFINIYETSIEVSVIGEITLFIVLFIGIQMLLSQFLAKVLKLERKESAVFKNSVVLINSGNYGIPVAQMIFATQPIGVAIQVIMVIFQNMVTYTYGLYNLISSTKSGIAIVRDFLKMPIVHALILGGTLNYFNVPIPETFSIPMNHIANGFVAVALITLGAQLSQIEMRSMFNKTIFVSCFTRLVVGPSIALLVIFALGLDGVVAQSLFIASAFPTSRNSASLALEYDIESDTAAQTVLFSTIISCLTVTVVIYMSNYLFVLN is encoded by the coding sequence GTGGTTTATTTATCAATGATTTTCTTTAAAATTGTTGCCCCTATTTTAATACTGCTTGTCATTGGGGCAATCTTACAGAAAAAATTCAATTTTAATTTAAAAGCATTATCACATTTAATTACATATTGCTTCATGCCGGCAGCGGTCTTTATTAATATTTATGAAACCTCGATTGAAGTGAGTGTCATTGGGGAAATTACCCTCTTTATCGTGCTTTTTATCGGAATTCAAATGTTATTAAGTCAATTTTTAGCAAAAGTGCTAAAGCTGGAACGAAAAGAATCGGCCGTGTTTAAAAATAGTGTCGTGCTCATCAACTCGGGAAATTATGGCATTCCGGTTGCACAAATGATCTTTGCTACACAACCGATTGGCGTAGCAATCCAAGTCATTATGGTAATTTTTCAAAATATGGTGACGTATACATATGGGCTGTACAATTTGATTTCTTCTACGAAGTCAGGAATTGCGATTGTCCGTGATTTTTTGAAGATGCCGATTGTGCATGCACTTATTTTAGGGGGCACGCTCAATTATTTTAATGTGCCCATACCTGAAACGTTTAGCATTCCGATGAACCATATTGCCAATGGATTTGTAGCGGTCGCATTAATTACACTTGGTGCGCAGCTTTCGCAAATAGAAATGCGTTCGATGTTTAATAAAACTATTTTCGTGAGCTGCTTTACACGCTTAGTTGTAGGGCCTTCTATAGCATTGCTTGTTATTTTTGCGCTTGGATTAGACGGTGTCGTGGCACAATCCTTATTTATTGCCAGTGCTTTTCCAACCTCACGAAATAGTGCAAGTCTCGCTTTAGAATACGATATTGAATCAGACACGGCAGCGCAAACCGTTTTATTTTCAACCATTATTAGCTGTCTCACAGTAACGGTCGTTATTTACATGTCAAATTATTTATTTGTATTAAACTAA
- a CDS encoding catalase, translated as MTNERLTTITGAPVVSNDNSQTAGRRGPLLLQDVFLIEKLANFNREVIPERRMHAKGSGAFGKFTVTHDITKYTKAAIFSEVGKTTDMFARFSTVAGERGAADAERDIRGFALKFYTEEGNWDMVGNNTPVFFFRDPLHFPDLNHVVKRDPKTNMHNPNSNWDFWSSLPEALHQVTIVMSDRGIPKDYRHMHGFGSHTYSMINDVGERVYVKFHFRTQQGIKNLTGAEATELIGNDRESSQRDLFDSIEKGDFPKWKMYIQVMSEEQARQRKDNPFDLTKVWFKSEFPLIPVGEFELNRNAENYFADVEQAAFAPSNVVPGISFSPDRMLQARLFAYQDATRYRLGVNHHQIPVNTPKCPFMVYHRDGAGRADGNRGAATTYYPNSYGALQGQSQYKDPALALDGPADIYDFAEDDNNYFEQPGKLFNLMDDEQKQTLFNNTAADMAPVEEFIKRRHILHCYLADPAYGEGVAKAMGLSLEGMDLSNPYTIEVNSK; from the coding sequence ATGACAAATGAACGTTTAACAACGATTACAGGTGCACCAGTCGTAAGCAATGACAATTCTCAAACAGCTGGTCGTCGTGGCCCACTCCTTTTACAAGATGTATTCTTAATTGAAAAATTAGCAAACTTTAATCGTGAAGTTATACCAGAACGTCGTATGCACGCAAAGGGTTCAGGTGCATTCGGTAAGTTCACTGTAACTCATGACATTACAAAATATACTAAAGCTGCGATTTTCTCAGAAGTTGGAAAAACGACTGATATGTTCGCTCGTTTCTCAACAGTAGCAGGTGAGCGTGGAGCAGCTGATGCAGAGCGCGATATTCGTGGATTCGCATTAAAATTTTATACAGAAGAAGGTAACTGGGACATGGTTGGAAACAACACACCTGTATTCTTCTTCCGTGATCCATTGCACTTCCCTGATTTAAACCACGTTGTAAAGCGTGACCCAAAAACAAATATGCACAACCCGAACTCAAACTGGGACTTCTGGTCATCACTACCGGAAGCTTTACACCAAGTGACAATCGTGATGTCTGACCGTGGTATTCCAAAAGACTACCGACATATGCACGGTTTCGGATCTCACACTTACTCTATGATTAACGACGTTGGCGAACGAGTTTACGTGAAATTCCACTTCCGTACACAGCAAGGGATTAAAAACTTAACAGGTGCTGAAGCTACGGAACTAATCGGAAATGACCGTGAATCATCACAACGCGACCTATTTGACTCAATCGAAAAAGGTGATTTCCCTAAATGGAAAATGTACATTCAAGTAATGTCAGAGGAACAAGCACGTCAACGTAAAGATAACCCATTCGACTTAACAAAAGTTTGGTTTAAATCGGAATTCCCATTAATTCCTGTTGGTGAATTCGAATTAAATCGCAACGCAGAAAACTACTTTGCAGATGTTGAACAAGCTGCATTTGCGCCATCAAACGTCGTACCTGGTATTAGCTTCTCACCAGACCGTATGTTACAGGCTCGTTTATTCGCTTACCAAGATGCAACTCGTTACCGTTTAGGTGTGAACCACCATCAAATTCCGGTAAACACACCAAAATGTCCATTCATGGTTTATCATCGAGATGGCGCTGGCCGTGCAGATGGCAACCGTGGTGCGGCAACAACTTACTATCCAAACAGCTATGGTGCATTACAAGGTCAATCGCAATATAAAGACCCTGCCCTTGCTTTAGATGGACCTGCGGATATTTATGATTTCGCTGAAGATGATAACAACTATTTCGAACAACCAGGGAAGTTATTTAACTTAATGGACGATGAGCAAAAACAAACGTTATTCAATAACACGGCTGCTGACATGGCTCCAGTAGAAGAATTCATTAAACGTCGTCACATTTTACACTGCTACTTAGCAGATCCAGCTTATGGTGAAGGTGTAGCAAAAGCGATGGGTCTTTCATTAGAAGGTATGGATCTTTCAAACCCATATACAATAGAAGTAAATTCTAAATAA
- a CDS encoding SLC13 family permease, with amino-acid sequence MELTLTFIILAVTIILFMTNRLRGDLVAMMALLAFVVFEILTPAEALAGFSNSVVIMIAGLFVVGAGILRTGLAGMAGNLLLKWSGDSELRLFILLLVIVATVGAFMSNTGTVALMLPIVVSIAISIKVSPSKFLLPLSYIASMSGLMTLIASPTNLIASQTLVDHGFEKLGFFTITPIGIIATITVITYLVLVRNILLPNDKNRTQSSAGYKLAPKKIVKEYNLQDKLFRVVVEENSLIVNAKLADLKLPANYQIYIMKIKRGAADGMNLLPITYQEMAGPTSVIYSGDELYMQGMAEDIERFATDYGVQVQPFEDNAEELVSKAIGVAEVLLTPQSRLIGETVSKIGFREKYNLNILGINRKGDYILKNMAEQKLRFGDAILVQGKWEEIELLSRETQDVVVVGQPLEHAGMAAANGKAPIAGIIMVFMIALMVLEVFDAVIAVLIGAVLMIITGCLRNMDDAYSKMNFESIVLVAAMLPMATALEKTGGMTLLADGIISVLGGFGPYGVLMGVYLLTVVFGQFVSNTATAVLFSPIAITAALAMDVNPYTFMIAVATAASMAFATPIASPTNSLVLTAGGYKFMDFVKIGVPLQVVMFIVMMIAVPLLFPF; translated from the coding sequence ATGGAATTAACTTTAACATTTATTATTTTAGCCGTAACAATCATCTTGTTTATGACGAATCGATTGCGTGGAGATTTAGTCGCGATGATGGCATTGCTTGCATTTGTCGTGTTTGAAATTTTAACACCCGCAGAAGCGTTAGCAGGTTTTTCAAATTCAGTCGTCATTATGATTGCAGGATTATTTGTCGTGGGAGCGGGCATTTTGAGAACCGGGCTTGCAGGAATGGCCGGGAACTTACTACTTAAATGGTCAGGAGATAGCGAACTACGCTTATTTATTTTATTGCTTGTCATTGTTGCAACAGTTGGTGCGTTTATGAGTAATACAGGAACCGTTGCGCTCATGCTACCGATTGTTGTATCCATTGCGATTAGTATTAAAGTAAGCCCATCGAAATTTTTACTACCACTGTCTTATATTGCGAGTATGTCGGGTTTAATGACGCTCATCGCATCACCGACGAATTTAATTGCCTCGCAAACACTCGTTGATCACGGATTTGAAAAGCTAGGGTTCTTTACGATTACACCAATTGGTATTATTGCGACGATTACGGTAATTACGTATTTAGTTTTAGTGCGCAATATACTGTTGCCTAATGATAAAAATCGTACACAATCTAGTGCAGGTTATAAGTTAGCGCCGAAAAAGATTGTCAAAGAATATAATTTACAAGATAAACTATTCCGTGTTGTCGTAGAGGAAAATTCATTAATCGTCAATGCGAAACTGGCGGATTTAAAATTGCCAGCAAATTATCAAATATATATTATGAAAATTAAACGTGGCGCGGCAGATGGCATGAATTTATTGCCGATAACGTACCAGGAAATGGCCGGTCCGACAAGTGTTATTTATAGTGGTGATGAATTGTATATGCAAGGAATGGCTGAGGATATCGAGCGTTTTGCAACGGATTACGGTGTACAAGTACAACCGTTTGAAGATAATGCAGAAGAGCTTGTTTCTAAGGCAATTGGTGTTGCAGAAGTATTATTAACACCACAATCACGCTTAATTGGTGAGACGGTTAGTAAAATTGGTTTCCGAGAGAAATATAATTTAAACATTCTTGGAATCAATCGAAAAGGCGACTATATTTTGAAAAATATGGCGGAACAAAAACTACGTTTCGGGGATGCAATTTTAGTTCAAGGGAAATGGGAAGAAATTGAATTGTTATCGCGTGAAACACAGGATGTAGTCGTTGTAGGTCAGCCGCTCGAGCATGCAGGAATGGCAGCGGCAAATGGCAAAGCCCCGATTGCAGGAATTATTATGGTGTTTATGATTGCGCTCATGGTATTAGAAGTGTTCGACGCCGTCATTGCAGTGTTAATCGGAGCGGTGTTAATGATTATTACTGGCTGCCTGCGCAATATGGATGATGCGTATAGCAAAATGAATTTTGAAAGTATTGTTCTTGTTGCGGCGATGCTCCCGATGGCAACAGCACTTGAAAAAACAGGTGGGATGACATTACTGGCAGACGGCATTATTTCAGTATTGGGTGGGTTTGGTCCGTATGGTGTATTGATGGGGGTTTACTTATTGACCGTTGTATTTGGCCAGTTTGTAAGTAATACGGCAACGGCTGTCTTGTTCTCACCGATTGCCATTACAGCGGCACTCGCAATGGACGTTAATCCTTACACCTTTATGATTGCTGTTGCAACAGCAGCGAGTATGGCATTTGCTACGCCGATTGCTTCACCAACAAACTCACTTGTATTAACTGCAGGTGGTTATAAATTTATGGACTTTGTGAAAATAGGTGTTCCGTTACAAGTTGTGATGTTTATTGTCATGATGATCGCGGTACCATTATTATTCCCATTCTAA
- a CDS encoding response regulator transcription factor has translation MRILLLERDQAEIQGIEWYLKNYFSSGMQFSGLTDVMELERMLNSFEPTILMLDVALVTVHVEKLLKNRLLHIICFTAQPFFQHAMKAISLQAKQLFVKPIPLEQLKSTLMTLPTPESTISFANQTQTDAQMYVDLFLNSPEIIHSTQSKFILIEPSNFDANLQLYHWLIQSPIFSELTAFPLQKRILCLISGQEQAQFGKNLRLVIQEWHMMTGEFLNIAIYDGMDATLRDMYTEAKQVLTQRFYKGYEHVFLTSESISLSHLDPLLTPEQQQLWITSLEEGNLSAVKQFLYKLSEPNRFYPQEEVRIHLTSVLAQIRRFMLKHHLQQQVKVEHHYRQLFSLILDEPILYTIVQEMIFFTQSVLTFAKSARMQQLTDYSELAIEQIEKLYSNSSLSLLLVAEKLRITPNYLSQLFSKRQGVTFKRYLQQYRVQQAEKMLLETDYPISEIAEMNGFVDSNYFIKVFREHTVLTPYKYRKTYQL, from the coding sequence ATGCGTATTTTATTACTTGAACGCGACCAAGCAGAAATACAGGGGATAGAGTGGTATTTAAAAAATTATTTTTCGAGTGGAATGCAATTTTCAGGGCTTACGGATGTAATGGAATTAGAGCGAATGCTCAATTCATTTGAACCAACAATCCTCATGCTCGACGTGGCGCTTGTAACGGTACATGTTGAGAAACTCTTAAAAAATAGGTTGCTTCATATCATTTGTTTTACCGCACAGCCTTTTTTTCAGCACGCGATGAAAGCTATCTCGCTGCAAGCAAAACAATTATTTGTAAAGCCTATTCCTTTAGAGCAGTTAAAATCGACGTTGATGACGCTACCCACACCGGAAAGCACAATTTCATTTGCCAATCAGACGCAAACCGATGCCCAAATGTATGTAGATTTATTTTTAAATTCGCCAGAAATCATTCATTCGACACAATCAAAATTTATTTTAATCGAGCCTTCAAATTTTGATGCGAACTTACAGCTTTATCATTGGCTTATACAGTCACCTATTTTTTCAGAGCTAACAGCATTTCCATTGCAAAAGCGGATTTTATGTTTAATCTCGGGGCAAGAGCAGGCACAATTTGGTAAAAATTTGCGCTTAGTCATACAAGAATGGCATATGATGACCGGGGAATTTTTAAATATCGCCATTTATGATGGAATGGATGCAACATTGCGGGATATGTATACTGAGGCAAAGCAAGTACTGACACAACGCTTTTACAAAGGGTATGAGCATGTCTTTTTAACATCGGAATCTATTTCCTTATCGCATTTGGATCCGTTACTAACACCCGAGCAGCAGCAGCTTTGGATTACTTCTTTAGAAGAAGGGAATTTATCTGCGGTGAAACAATTTTTATATAAATTGTCAGAACCAAATCGCTTTTATCCACAGGAAGAAGTGCGCATTCATCTCACGAGCGTGCTTGCACAAATTCGCCGGTTCATGCTAAAGCACCATTTGCAGCAGCAAGTAAAGGTCGAACATCACTACCGCCAATTATTTTCGTTAATTTTAGATGAGCCTATTCTTTATACAATCGTGCAGGAGATGATTTTTTTCACGCAGTCTGTTTTAACATTCGCCAAATCCGCACGTATGCAACAGCTAACAGATTATAGTGAATTGGCCATTGAACAAATTGAAAAACTATATTCCAATAGCTCCTTATCCCTCTTATTAGTTGCAGAAAAATTGCGTATTACACCAAATTATTTAAGTCAACTCTTTTCAAAAAGGCAAGGTGTGACGTTTAAAAGGTACTTGCAGCAATACCGCGTACAGCAAGCTGAAAAGATGCTACTTGAAACCGATTACCCTATTTCAGAAATCGCTGAAATGAATGGTTTTGTCGATAGTAATTATTTTATTAAAGTATTTCGAGAGCATACCGTCCTGACACCGTATAAATACCGAAAAACGTATCAATTGTAA